TGTCCGTGCTGGTGCTCGCGCTCTACATCACCAGCAAGGAAGTGACGGTCCTCTACCTGTACCCGGAACGGCTGTGGCTGCTGTGCCCGGTGATGCTGTATTGGGTGGGCCGGGTGTGGCTGCTGGCCCACCGCGGCCTGGTGAATGAAGATCCGCTGGTCTTCGCGTTGAAGGACAAGGTGAGCTACGTGGTGGGGCTCATCGCCATGGGCGTGCTGCTGGCCGCGACATGAGGGAGTGCATGAACAAGGTCATCGTCCTCGGCGCCACGAGCGCCATTGCGCAGTCCACGGTGCAGCTGCTGGCGGCCCGGGGCGCGTCGCTCTACCTGGTGGGCCGCAACCCCGAGCGGCTGGAGGCCGTCGCCACCGAGGCGCGCGCGAAGGGCGCCCCCCGCGTGCACACCGAGGCCCTGGACCTGGACGACCTCGCCCAGCACGAGGCGCTGGTGGAGCGCGCGGCCACGGCGCTCGGAGGCCTGGATGGGGCGCTGCTCGCCCACGGGATTCTCGGCAACCAGGAGGCCGCGCAGCGCTCGTACGCGGAGGCCGAGAAGGTGCTGCGCACCAACTTCCTGAGCGCGGTGTCGCTGCTGACGCCGCTGGCCAACCGCTTCGAGGCCCAGAAGGCGGGCACGCTGGTGGTCATCTCCTCGGTGGCGGGAGACCGGGGGCGGCAGAGCAACTACGTGTACGGCGCCTCCAAGGGCGCGCTGAGCGTGTTCCTCCAGGGGCTGCGCAACCGGCTGGCGCGCTCGGGCGTGGCGGTGGTGACGGTGAAGCCGGGCTTCGTGGACACGCCCATGACGGCGGACATGAAGAAGAACGCCCTCTTCGCCACCCCGGACAAGGTGGCCCGGGGCATCGTCCGGGCGGCCGACGCGCGCAAGGACGAGGTGTACCTGCCCGGCTTCTGGGGCCCCATCATGTTCGCCATCCGCGGCATCCCCGAGCGTGTCTTCAAGCGCATGAAGCTGTGACGCCCGGTATGGGCGGCCAGGCGGCCCGCCCCACCCCGTACGGCGGGCAGGCACGTCCGCTCCTCCTCCCACCTCCCCGGTCCGTCGCTCCACGGGGGGAGGAAAGGTGATAGCGTCCTCCTCTGGAGCCCCGCGTCACCCCACCGCCCCGGGCCTCGAACATGGCGTTCTTCAAATCGTCGAGCAACAGCTCCCTGCCCAGCCGCATCGACGCGCTCATGCGGGCCTGCGCGCTGCCCCTGGCGCCCTTCGTGGCCTACCTGCTGGGCATGGTGCTCGGGCTCGAGGGCGATCAGGTCTCGCGCGCGCTCCTCTGGCTGCTGCCGCCCACGCTGCTCCTCTTCGCCGTCCTCTGCCCGCTGATCATCATCCACTACTTCGTGGGCACCGCGCTGCGCGTCAACCCCGGGGAGCGGCCCGGTCTGCGGCTGGTGCGCATCCTCAAGCTGCCCTGGCGCCTGGCCTTCTACAACCTGGTGGGCACCTACGCCGCCGGCGCCGCCTTCTTCAGCACCGGCGTCTGTCTGTGGTTCGGCAAGGATCTCAAGCTGGCCGTGTGGGGGGGCGCCGTCGGGCTCGCCGTCGGCGTGCTGCTGGCCTTCCCCGCCGGCATCGTCATCGAGCGCTGGGTGCAGCCGCTGGCCCTCGAGGAGCAGCAGCGCCACCCCCACCTGCGCGTCCTCAGCGGTGGCTTCTTCTGGGTGCGCCAGTCCTGGTTCCTGCCCTACGCCTTCGCCGTCTGCGTGCTCTCGCTCATCGTCCTGGGCGGCGTGGCGGTGGCCGTGCAGTCCAACAACGTGCAGCGCCGCTACATCGAGGATCTCCAGGCCGCCGGCCAGCACCAGGCCGCCCTGATGATGGAGGGCATGTCCTCCTCGCTCCTCGAGGAGCTGAGCGTTCCCGTCGCGGTGCTCGCCCTGCTGCTGCTCACCATCCCCACCGTCTCCGCGTGGATGCTGGCGCGCCGCCAGGAGCGCGGCTCGCTCTCCGTGCTGGAGGCCATCGAGGGCCTCTCCGTGGGCAAGGTGCGCCCGCCCCAGTGGGTCTCCACCGATGAGATTGGAGACCTGGCCTTCGGCCTCAACTCCATCGTCCTGCAGCTGAGCGCCCTGCCCCGCACGCTCCAGCAGTCCGCCAACCAGCTCGTGGAAGCCGGCGCCACCCTGCGCAACGCCAACGACGCCCAGCGCCGCGCCCTCACCACCCAGGCCACCGCCATCCAGGAGACCAACGTCACCGCCCAGGAGATCAAACAGACCTCCGATCTCACCGCCCAGCGCGCCCAGGCGGTGCTCAACGTGGTGCGCCACGCCGAGGAGCTCAGCCGCGCCGGCACCCTCGCCATCGAGCAGACCATCGCCGGCTTCAGCGCCATCCGCGACTCGGTGTTCGCCATCCGCGGCAAGATGGAGCGCCTGCAGTCCAGCGCCGTGCAGATCGGGGAGATCACCCAGACGGTGAAGGACCTCGCCGACCAGTCCAACATGCTCGCCCTCAACGCCGCCATCGAGGCCGTCCGCTCCGGCGAGCACGGCAAGGGCTTCACCGTGGTGGCCCGGGAGATCCGCAACCTCGCCGACCAGTCCATCCGCTCCACCACCCGCATCAGCAACATCCTCGATGAGGTGGGCAACGCCATCGGCGACGCCGTGGCCATGACGGACGTGAGCGCCGCCCAGGTCGAGGGTGGCCTCGGCAAGGTGCAGACCTCCGGCGACAGCCTCCGCCAGCTCTCCCTCATGGTGAACGAGAGCTCCTCGGCCGTGACTCAAATCACCGTCGCCGTGAGCCAGCAGAACGCCGGCTTCGCTCAAATCTTCAACGCCATCGCCGACCTGTCGCGCAGCATGGACCAGGCCATGGAGCGCCTGGAGTCCACCCAGGAGGCCGCGCAGACCCTCCAGAAGGTCTCCGCCCAGGTCAGCCAGGTCGCCGGCCAGTACCACGTCGAATAGCCCCCTCCCTGGAGTACAGGTGTTCCCGGGCTTTTCGTTCTTTCCCGCGATGGACAGGATGATCCTCGCCCCACCGGACTACCCCCTCCGTCGGGGCCCGGAGGGTGACACATCGCGTCAGCTTTTGGGTTTCCAGGCCTGCACGAAAATTACAGGTTGACCAAATACAGAGATACCCTGTAATCTTTTGTCACGTTGCAAGGGGGGGCCACAGCTGACTCGCCCTGAGCGGGGAGGTCCACATGCACCGGCAGGAGATTCTCGATCACGTCCGCAACATCATCCTGGCCACCAACAATGGCCTGTTCCCGGACGACGTGAGCGAGTTCGCCTCGATGACGTATGATCTGGGCATGGATTCCTTCCATCTCGAGTCGATGATCTCCCGGCTCAAGGACGAAGTGGCCGACATCGAGTTCACCCCCTGGTACATCAAGGCGTCGCGCCGCGGGCACGACACCGTGGGCAGCCTGGTGGACTTCATCGATGAGCGGCTGGTGCGCTCCGTCCCCGCCGAGCTGCCCGAGGGCCGCGCCACGCACCTCTCCAACGCCGGGCCAGCTGAGCTCGACGTGGAGGTTGCATGAGTCGGGCAGCACCCCTGCGCCCCACCCTGCTGTCCATTGCCTCGGCCACGCCCCCGCTCTCCCTCACGCAAGAGGAGATGTACGAGGGGCTGCTCAAGCACTGGTACAAGGATCTGCCCAACGCCGAGCGGATGATCAAGAACACGGGCGTGCGCCGGCGCCACTTCGCGTGGGATCCGCGCGAGGAGCTCAAGGACGGCAACAAGGGCCTGAGCGAGCGCGTGCGCGTCTTCGAGCGCGTGGGCCTGGAGATCACCAGCCAGTCCGTGGAGAAGGCCCTGGGCACCCTGGACCGCTCCAAGGTGGGCGCCTTCACCATGACGACCAACTCGGGCTACTCGGGCCCGGGCCTGGATCTGTTCACCGCGAAGAAGCTGGGGCTCAAGTCGAACATCCGCCGCACCTTCGTGGGCCACATGGGCTGCTTCGCGGCCTTCCCGGTGCTGCGCACGGCCATGGACAGCATCAGCGCGCGCCCGGACGAGTACGTCATCGCCAACGCCTCCGAGTACAGCTCGCTGCAGTTCCGCAATGACGCGGACTCGGAGCAGGCCGTCATCATGGGCCTGTTCGGAGACGCGGCGTGCTCGCTGGTGATGGGCAGCGCCCCGGAGGGCGAGGGCGTCCAGTTCCTCCGCTCGCACACGGAGCAGCTCTACGAGACGAACGAGCTGATGGGCTGGCACATGTACACCGACGGGTTCAAGATGACCCTGTCGCCGTACGTGCCCTTCGTGCTGGCCGAGCACATCGACGCCTTCCTGGAGAAGCTGCTGGGCCCGGAGAAGCTGGGCAAGGCGGACATCAAGCACTGGCTCATCCACCCGGGCGGGCCCAAGATCCTCGAGGCCATTGCCCGGCAGCTCAAGCTGGACAAGTCGGCCATGCGCGCCAGCTGGCACGTGCTGAGCGAGTACGGCAACTGCGGCTGCGTCACGGCGCTGCTGGTGCTGGAAGAGGCGTTGAAGACGGACAAGCCCCAGCGCGGCGAGTACGGCGTGATGATGGGTTTCGGCCCCGGCCTCACCGTCGAGGGCATGCTGGTCCGTTTCTGAGTCCAGGCAGGGAGCGCCGGTCCTTCACCGAGGTCAGACAGCGATGAGCCAGGAACCTCTGCGCCGCCAGACGGGGTCCGTGCAACTGGGCCCCGGGGTGGGGCGCCACCCCAGCCGTGAGATCGCCCAGCGGGGGCCCACCCGCGCCCACGTCGCGCCGGTGCGGACACTCGCCGAGGCCGTGGCGCACTGGGCGCGCACCCGTCCCTCGCAGCCGCTCTTCTACTTCGCGGACCTGGAGGAGAAGCTCACCGTCCTCACCGCGGGGGACCTGCACCACAACGCGCTGCGCATCGCCGCCCACCTGCACGCGCGCGGCGTGCGCCAGGGCGACAAGGTGGTGCTCTCCTTCGACACCAGCCCCGAGTTCCTCGAGAGCTTCTTCGCCTGCGGCCTGGTGGGCGCCACCCCCTGCCTCATCGAGCTGCCCTCCTCGAAGGTGTCCGTGCGCGCCTGGGGCGAGCGGCTGAGGGTGAAGCTGCGCCTGCTGGAAGCGCGGGCCATGCTCATCGACCCGGACTTCGCGGACCTGGCGCACGAGGCCCTGCTGGAGCCGGCGGCCGAGCCGGGCCACCCCGCCCCCTTCGTGGCCACCGTGAAGGAGCTGGCCGGCGAGGCCCCCTCCTTCGAGCCCCCCACCGCCAACGCCGACGACACCGCCTTCATCCAGTTCACCTCGGGCACCACGGACGCTCCCAAGGGCGTTCAAATCTCCCACCGCGCGCTGTTCGCCAACTGCGCGGCCATGGGGGAGATCAGCCAGTGGAACTCGGATGACCTGATGGTGTGCTGGCTGCCGCTGTTCCACGACATGGGACTGGTGGCCTCCACGCTGGCCTCCTTCGTCCACGGGATTCCCACGGCGCTGCTGCCGCCCTTCGGCTTCCTGCTCAAGCCGGCGCGCTGGCTGTGGGCCATCCACTACTTCCGCGCCACCTCGTCCTTCGCGCCCAACTTCGCCTACCAGCTGTGCGTCAAGCGCATCAAGGACGCGGAGCTCGAGGGCCTGGACCTGAGCGCGTGGGAGCGGGCCTACAACGCCGCCGAGTTCATCCACGCCGACACCGTGCGCCACTTCACCGAGCGCTTCCAGCCCCACGGCTTCGAGCCGGACACCTGGCGGCCCGCCTACGGCATGGCGGAGATGGTGGTGGGCATCTCCATCCGCGACCGGAATGATCCCTTGCGCATGGAGACCATCTCCCGCTCGGCGCTGGCCTCGAAGCGGCAGGCCGTGCCCGTGCACGAGAGCGGCCCGGACGCGCTCACCGTGCTCAGCGTGGGCCGGGTGCTGCGCGGCATCGATCTCCGCATCGTCGACGACGAGGGCCGCGAGCTGGGCGAGCGCCAGGAAGGCGAGATCCTCCTGCGCGGCACCTCGCTCTTCGGTGGCTACTTCAAGAACCCGGAGGCCACCGGCGCCGTGCTGCGCGAGGGCTGGCTGCACACCGGGGACCTGGGTTACCTCGCCGAGGGCCAGCTCTTCATCTGCGGGCGCAGCAAGGATCTCATCATCAAGGCCGGCGAGAACCACCACCCGTACACCATGGAGAGCGCCGCCGCCCAGGTGACCGGGGTGCGTGCCGGCTGCGTGGCCGCCGTGGGCGTCAACAACCTCCAGACGGGCACCGAGGACATCGTCCTCGTGTGCGAGACCACCGAGACCAAGCACGACGTGCTGCGCCAGCAGTGCAAGCACGTGGAGGAGATGGTCTACCAGGGCTCCGGCGTGCGCCCCAACCGCGTCATCCCCGTGGCCCCCCACACCCTCCCCAAGACGACCAGCGGTAAAATCAAACGCGCCTACATCCGGCAGAACATCGAGGCCTTCGAGAACCTCTCCCTGCTGGTGACGCCTCCCGCCCGTCAGTCCATCGTCCACTGAAGACCGGGATTACAGGGTAAGCAGCCAGGTTCGGCCTTCCTCGAACTCCGCTGCTTCCTTGGATTACCCCCATACTCAGCGTATAAGAGCCCGCGACTTTTCTCCGAGGAGTCGCACATGGCCCGTAGCGTTTCGATGAGTGGCAGGTTCGCGGTTGTCGTGGGTGCCGTGCTCGCGTTGGGGGGTTGCACCGGCGCCGAGCAGAAGCCGGCCGAGGAGCAGCCGCCGGCGGCGCAGCAGAGCACCCCCCAGCACGGTTGTGCCACCCCGACGCCGTCCGTGCAGGAGCAGGAGGCCGTGGAGGACACCCTCCGCACGGCGCTCGCGGGCCGCGTGGAGGCCCAGGCCCTCACCCCGGTGACCATCACCGTCTACGCCCACGTCATCCGTGATTCGAACGGCCTGGGCGGCGTGACCTCCGTGCAGGTCTCCAACCAGCTCAACGTCCTCAACAACGCCTACGCGAGCTGTGGGTTCAACTTCACCGTGGCGAGCATGGACATCACCAACAACAGCACCTGGTACACCGCCAGCCCCGGGAGCGCCGCCGAAGCGGCCATGAAGAACACGCTGCGCAAGGGCACCGCGGACGACCTGAACCTGTACTTCAGCAAACCAGGTGGCGGCCTG
The sequence above is drawn from the Archangium gephyra genome and encodes:
- a CDS encoding SDR family oxidoreductase, yielding MNKVIVLGATSAIAQSTVQLLAARGASLYLVGRNPERLEAVATEARAKGAPRVHTEALDLDDLAQHEALVERAATALGGLDGALLAHGILGNQEAAQRSYAEAEKVLRTNFLSAVSLLTPLANRFEAQKAGTLVVISSVAGDRGRQSNYVYGASKGALSVFLQGLRNRLARSGVAVVTVKPGFVDTPMTADMKKNALFATPDKVARGIVRAADARKDEVYLPGFWGPIMFAIRGIPERVFKRMKL
- a CDS encoding methyl-accepting chemotaxis protein, producing MAFFKSSSNSSLPSRIDALMRACALPLAPFVAYLLGMVLGLEGDQVSRALLWLLPPTLLLFAVLCPLIIIHYFVGTALRVNPGERPGLRLVRILKLPWRLAFYNLVGTYAAGAAFFSTGVCLWFGKDLKLAVWGGAVGLAVGVLLAFPAGIVIERWVQPLALEEQQRHPHLRVLSGGFFWVRQSWFLPYAFAVCVLSLIVLGGVAVAVQSNNVQRRYIEDLQAAGQHQAALMMEGMSSSLLEELSVPVAVLALLLLTIPTVSAWMLARRQERGSLSVLEAIEGLSVGKVRPPQWVSTDEIGDLAFGLNSIVLQLSALPRTLQQSANQLVEAGATLRNANDAQRRALTTQATAIQETNVTAQEIKQTSDLTAQRAQAVLNVVRHAEELSRAGTLAIEQTIAGFSAIRDSVFAIRGKMERLQSSAVQIGEITQTVKDLADQSNMLALNAAIEAVRSGEHGKGFTVVAREIRNLADQSIRSTTRISNILDEVGNAIGDAVAMTDVSAAQVEGGLGKVQTSGDSLRQLSLMVNESSSAVTQITVAVSQQNAGFAQIFNAIADLSRSMDQAMERLESTQEAAQTLQKVSAQVSQVAGQYHVE
- a CDS encoding acyl carrier protein gives rise to the protein MHRQEILDHVRNIILATNNGLFPDDVSEFASMTYDLGMDSFHLESMISRLKDEVADIEFTPWYIKASRRGHDTVGSLVDFIDERLVRSVPAELPEGRATHLSNAGPAELDVEVA
- a CDS encoding type III polyketide synthase, with translation MSRAAPLRPTLLSIASATPPLSLTQEEMYEGLLKHWYKDLPNAERMIKNTGVRRRHFAWDPREELKDGNKGLSERVRVFERVGLEITSQSVEKALGTLDRSKVGAFTMTTNSGYSGPGLDLFTAKKLGLKSNIRRTFVGHMGCFAAFPVLRTAMDSISARPDEYVIANASEYSSLQFRNDADSEQAVIMGLFGDAACSLVMGSAPEGEGVQFLRSHTEQLYETNELMGWHMYTDGFKMTLSPYVPFVLAEHIDAFLEKLLGPEKLGKADIKHWLIHPGGPKILEAIARQLKLDKSAMRASWHVLSEYGNCGCVTALLVLEEALKTDKPQRGEYGVMMGFGPGLTVEGMLVRF
- a CDS encoding fatty acyl-AMP ligase, yielding MSQEPLRRQTGSVQLGPGVGRHPSREIAQRGPTRAHVAPVRTLAEAVAHWARTRPSQPLFYFADLEEKLTVLTAGDLHHNALRIAAHLHARGVRQGDKVVLSFDTSPEFLESFFACGLVGATPCLIELPSSKVSVRAWGERLRVKLRLLEARAMLIDPDFADLAHEALLEPAAEPGHPAPFVATVKELAGEAPSFEPPTANADDTAFIQFTSGTTDAPKGVQISHRALFANCAAMGEISQWNSDDLMVCWLPLFHDMGLVASTLASFVHGIPTALLPPFGFLLKPARWLWAIHYFRATSSFAPNFAYQLCVKRIKDAELEGLDLSAWERAYNAAEFIHADTVRHFTERFQPHGFEPDTWRPAYGMAEMVVGISIRDRNDPLRMETISRSALASKRQAVPVHESGPDALTVLSVGRVLRGIDLRIVDDEGRELGERQEGEILLRGTSLFGGYFKNPEATGAVLREGWLHTGDLGYLAEGQLFICGRSKDLIIKAGENHHPYTMESAAAQVTGVRAGCVAAVGVNNLQTGTEDIVLVCETTETKHDVLRQQCKHVEEMVYQGSGVRPNRVIPVAPHTLPKTTSGKIKRAYIRQNIEAFENLSLLVTPPARQSIVH
- a CDS encoding zinc metalloprotease; amino-acid sequence: MARSVSMSGRFAVVVGAVLALGGCTGAEQKPAEEQPPAAQQSTPQHGCATPTPSVQEQEAVEDTLRTALAGRVEAQALTPVTITVYAHVIRDSNGLGGVTSVQVSNQLNVLNNAYASCGFNFTVASMDITNNSTWYTASPGSAAEAAMKNTLRKGTADDLNLYFSKPGGGLLGWATFPWSYASSPKLDGVVVLNSSVPGGTAAPYNLGDTATHEVGHWLGLYHTFQGNCAEPNDYVSDTPAHSGATYGCPVGSDTCASTGVDPITNFMNYTDDACMTQFTSGQCSRIQSMWSTYRAGK